In Lactococcus garvieae subsp. garvieae, the following proteins share a genomic window:
- a CDS encoding tetratricopeptide repeat protein produces the protein MSYSEDTIDFLHKGDLIGMHNALSNALKHDNEEMLADLAEYLQMMGFIDESHQVYDKILGDNPESTDYLINLAEIAEDDGQIDDALNYLYQIPAGDENYVAALIQIADLYQFEGDFETAISKLEEARELSDSPLITFALAESYYEQGAYQEAIQNYAKLSVREILQQTKISTYQRIGESYAHLGNFENAISFLEKSLEFDKTADTIYKIALLYSELDNQARAISYFKQLEDYNTDLLNYELAYAQTLEADRQFDEAARVAQEGLLKNPNSALLLHFLSKLAYSQKDQAAAERYLMDALNVAELHDETVFLLANLYFNESDFEAVIRLEDLLEEEHILAQWLFAQAHKELENDAQAEALYTELLSTALTDNSDFLKDYVDFLLQIGQNEKAQTYIKQYLELVPEDEEMRGLLFE, from the coding sequence ATGTCTTATTCAGAAGATACCATTGATTTTCTACATAAAGGTGATTTGATTGGGATGCATAATGCTTTGAGCAATGCGCTCAAGCATGATAATGAAGAAATGCTTGCGGATTTAGCAGAATACTTACAAATGATGGGGTTTATCGATGAGAGCCATCAAGTGTATGATAAGATTCTGGGTGATAATCCTGAAAGTACCGACTATTTGATTAATCTGGCGGAGATTGCAGAGGATGATGGACAGATTGATGATGCTTTAAACTATCTCTACCAAATTCCTGCTGGAGATGAAAACTATGTGGCTGCTTTGATTCAAATTGCGGATTTGTATCAGTTTGAAGGCGACTTTGAGACGGCCATTAGCAAGCTTGAAGAAGCACGTGAACTTTCCGATTCGCCATTGATTACTTTTGCGCTTGCGGAAAGTTATTACGAGCAGGGCGCTTATCAGGAAGCTATCCAAAACTACGCCAAGCTTTCTGTACGTGAAATTTTACAGCAAACCAAAATCTCTACTTATCAGCGTATTGGTGAATCCTATGCACATCTAGGGAATTTTGAAAATGCGATTTCCTTTTTAGAAAAGTCTTTGGAGTTTGATAAAACTGCCGATACGATTTATAAAATTGCGCTACTTTATAGCGAGTTGGACAATCAAGCCCGTGCGATTAGCTATTTCAAACAGCTTGAAGACTATAATACAGATTTGCTCAATTACGAGTTAGCCTATGCCCAAACACTGGAAGCAGACCGTCAGTTTGATGAAGCTGCTCGTGTGGCGCAAGAAGGGTTACTGAAAAACCCGAATTCGGCTTTATTGTTGCATTTTCTCTCGAAGCTGGCTTACAGTCAAAAGGACCAAGCAGCTGCAGAACGTTACTTGATGGATGCGCTGAATGTTGCGGAGCTCCATGACGAAACAGTGTTCCTCCTTGCAAACCTTTATTTCAACGAGTCAGACTTTGAAGCTGTGATTCGCTTGGAAGATTTGTTAGAAGAAGAACATATCTTGGCGCAGTGGTTGTTTGCACAAGCTCATAAAGAGCTGGAAAATGATGCACAAGCAGAAGCCCTCTATACAGAGCTCTTGTCGACTGCCTTGACTGATAATTCAGATTTCTTGAAGGATTATGTTGATTTCCTTTTGCAAATCGGACAAAATGAGAAGGCACAAACCTATATTAAACAATATTTGGAGCTCGTGCCAGAAGATGAAGAAATGAGAGGACTGTTGTTCGAGTAA
- the rlmD gene encoding 23S rRNA (uracil(1939)-C(5))-methyltransferase RlmD has product MDFIKRVCYHKSMKKFQKNEVIQGTVLDLTHEGQGVIKADNFPFFVENALPGEEIKMKVLKVGKNFGFGKVEEWLSQSPDRVQDVNMTYLRTGIADFGHMTYPAQLHFKHKQVVDVLRKNAHKPDFPVLDTLGAEQESQYRNKAQVPVRSVNGKIETGFFRKNSHDLVPIRDFYIQNPEIDELVNQVRESLIKLNIPPYDEQTKRGIVRNIVIRRGHHSGQMMLILVVTKEKFAGLSELVAEYSNKVDSFQLSINTSTGNAIFGSKFKLLSGEDYITDSMLGKDFQISARAFYQVNTAQAEKLYQLAYDFADLKAEDVVIDAYSGIGTIGLGMADKVAQVYGMEIIPEAVENAKTNAALNGITNAQYEVGPAEEVMPQWLQDGIQPDVIFVDPPRKGLDESFIKAATATQARAVVYISCNPATFARDVVRFEEEGYLLEKVQPVDLFPQTKHVECVGLLVKK; this is encoded by the coding sequence TTGGACTTTATCAAGCGGGTATGCTATCATAAAAGCATGAAAAAATTCCAGAAAAATGAAGTGATTCAAGGAACAGTCCTTGACTTAACACATGAAGGGCAAGGAGTTATCAAAGCAGATAACTTCCCTTTTTTTGTTGAAAATGCCTTACCCGGTGAAGAGATAAAAATGAAAGTCCTAAAAGTCGGAAAGAATTTCGGCTTCGGTAAGGTTGAAGAATGGCTCAGCCAATCACCAGATCGTGTACAAGATGTCAATATGACCTATCTTCGTACAGGGATAGCTGACTTTGGGCACATGACCTATCCAGCCCAGCTTCACTTTAAACACAAACAAGTTGTTGATGTACTGCGTAAAAACGCACACAAGCCAGACTTTCCGGTTCTTGACACTTTAGGTGCGGAGCAAGAAAGCCAATACCGCAATAAAGCACAGGTCCCTGTCCGTAGCGTCAATGGTAAAATAGAGACGGGTTTTTTCCGAAAAAACTCACACGATTTAGTGCCAATCCGTGATTTTTATATCCAAAATCCAGAAATTGATGAGTTGGTTAATCAGGTGCGGGAGAGTTTAATCAAGCTCAATATTCCGCCTTATGATGAGCAAACAAAACGAGGCATTGTACGCAATATCGTGATTCGTCGTGGTCATCACAGCGGCCAAATGATGCTGATTTTGGTTGTGACTAAAGAGAAATTCGCGGGGCTTTCAGAACTTGTGGCTGAATACAGCAATAAAGTGGACTCTTTCCAGCTCAGTATTAATACCTCAACAGGGAATGCGATCTTTGGCTCTAAGTTCAAACTGCTCTCAGGTGAAGATTATATTACGGACAGCATGTTAGGTAAAGACTTCCAAATCTCGGCCCGTGCTTTCTATCAAGTCAACACAGCACAGGCAGAAAAACTCTATCAGTTGGCTTATGATTTTGCAGATTTGAAAGCCGAAGATGTTGTGATTGATGCTTATTCCGGTATCGGTACAATCGGCCTTGGAATGGCAGATAAGGTTGCACAAGTTTACGGTATGGAAATCATACCAGAAGCAGTTGAAAACGCGAAGACAAATGCAGCGCTGAATGGTATTACAAATGCGCAGTACGAAGTAGGACCGGCAGAAGAAGTAATGCCACAATGGTTACAAGACGGTATCCAACCTGATGTTATCTTCGTTGATCCACCACGCAAGGGTCTAGACGAAAGCTTTATCAAAGCCGCCACAGCAACCCAAGCACGTGCCGTGGTCTATATCTCATGCAATCCAGCAACATTTGCGCGTGATGTCGTCCGCTTTGAAGAAGAAGGCTATCTTTTGGAAAAAGTACAACCTGTTGATCTTTTCCCACAGACGAAGCATGTGGAGTGTGTGGGATTGTTGGTGAAAAAATAA
- a CDS encoding aldo/keto reductase — protein MKTPLITMNDGHLIPSVGLGTYQIRGGEGLDQVLTAIQSGYRLLDTSTNYDSEGIVGEAIRRSGLPRSEFFVTTKLPGKYHHYEDALGMIQESLYRMGLEYFDLYLIHWPLPKRGLYVEAWKALIQAQKMGLIRSIGVSNFEPEHLDKIITETGVTPAVNQIEIHPYWVQERMVKANAERGIITEAWSPLGRRNDALEEPIITSLAEKYGKTAGQIVLRWHVDRGIVPIPKSRNLIHQRKNLAIFDFELTEDEVAQINTLEKPDGRIDGQDPNEYEEFD, from the coding sequence ATGAAAACACCTTTAATAACGATGAATGATGGCCATTTGATACCAAGTGTGGGTCTAGGAACCTATCAGATCCGTGGCGGAGAAGGTCTGGATCAGGTTTTGACCGCTATCCAGAGTGGTTACCGTCTTTTGGATACATCAACCAACTATGACAGTGAGGGGATAGTCGGTGAAGCCATTCGTCGCTCAGGTCTTCCGCGTTCAGAATTTTTCGTGACGACGAAGTTACCGGGAAAATATCATCATTATGAAGATGCTTTGGGCATGATTCAAGAATCGCTCTATCGTATGGGCTTGGAGTATTTTGATTTATATCTGATTCACTGGCCCCTGCCAAAACGTGGACTATATGTGGAAGCTTGGAAGGCTTTAATTCAAGCTCAAAAAATGGGCTTAATACGCTCCATTGGTGTTTCCAACTTCGAACCCGAGCATTTAGACAAAATTATTACTGAAACAGGCGTTACTCCAGCCGTCAATCAAATTGAAATTCACCCTTATTGGGTGCAAGAGCGTATGGTAAAAGCAAATGCTGAGCGCGGCATCATTACGGAAGCATGGAGTCCATTAGGGCGAAGAAACGATGCCCTTGAAGAGCCTATTATCACAAGTCTTGCTGAAAAGTATGGGAAGACAGCTGGTCAAATTGTGCTACGTTGGCATGTAGATCGTGGCATTGTTCCTATTCCAAAATCTAGAAATCTGATCCATCAACGAAAAAATCTAGCAATTTTTGATTTTGAATTAACTGAAGATGAGGTAGCGCAGATTAATACTCTGGAAAAACCAGACGGACGTATTGATGGTCAAGATCCGAATGAATATGAAGAATTTGATTAA
- the alsS gene encoding acetolactate synthase AlsS — MTDKKFGSDLVVDSLINHNVKYVFGIPGAKIDRVFDRLEHDPKAPELIITHHEQGAAFMAQAVGRITGEPGVVLVTSGPGVSNLATPLLTATSEGDAILAIGGQVKRADRLKRAHQSMDNAQMMAPASKYSQEILDPSTISETVANAYRIAKGGRAGSSFLSIPQDVTDSEVSVNAIKPLSDPKMGNASIDDINYLAQAIKNAVLPVILVGAGGSDEKVAKALRNLLSHVSIPVVETFQGAGVISRDLEHTFFGRIGLFRNQPGDMLLKRSDLVIAVGYDPIEYEARNWNAEIDSRIVVIDNAIAEIDTYYQPERELIGDIAQTLENLLPAVRGYNLPEGSVEYLKGLRDVINQHEFDVEAAEEGRLHPLDLVSTFQEVVKDDETVTVDVGSLYIWMARYFRSYEPRHLLFSNGMQTLGVALPWGITAGLLRPGHKVYSHSGDGGFLFTGQELEVAVRLNLPLIHIIWNDGHYDMVKFQEEKKYGRAAGVNFGSVDYVKYAEAMGAKGYRVHSAEELKELLESIPESTGPVVIDVPIDYSDNIKLADTLLPEEFY, encoded by the coding sequence ATGACTGATAAAAAATTCGGCTCAGACTTAGTTGTAGATAGTTTAATTAACCATAATGTAAAATATGTTTTTGGTATCCCTGGTGCCAAAATTGACCGCGTATTCGACCGCTTGGAGCATGATCCAAAAGCGCCAGAATTAATCATTACTCACCATGAGCAAGGTGCTGCTTTTATGGCCCAAGCTGTGGGACGTATCACGGGGGAACCTGGTGTTGTTTTGGTTACTTCTGGACCTGGTGTATCAAACTTGGCAACGCCACTTTTGACAGCAACATCTGAAGGGGATGCGATCCTTGCTATTGGTGGTCAAGTAAAACGTGCTGACCGTTTGAAACGTGCGCACCAATCTATGGATAACGCTCAAATGATGGCGCCTGCTTCAAAATATTCACAAGAAATCTTGGATCCATCAACAATTTCTGAAACAGTAGCCAATGCTTACCGTATCGCTAAAGGTGGTCGTGCAGGTTCAAGCTTCTTATCTATCCCACAAGACGTGACAGATTCAGAAGTTTCTGTGAATGCCATCAAACCTTTGTCAGATCCTAAGATGGGTAATGCCTCAATCGATGACATCAACTATTTAGCGCAAGCGATTAAAAATGCTGTATTACCTGTTATCCTTGTTGGTGCTGGTGGTTCAGATGAAAAAGTGGCCAAAGCTTTGCGTAACTTGCTTTCACACGTGTCTATTCCGGTCGTTGAAACTTTCCAAGGTGCAGGTGTGATTTCGCGTGACCTTGAACATACCTTCTTTGGTCGTATCGGTCTTTTCCGTAACCAACCAGGAGATATGTTGCTCAAACGTTCAGACTTAGTCATCGCCGTTGGTTATGACCCTATCGAGTATGAAGCACGCAACTGGAATGCTGAAATTGATAGCCGTATTGTTGTTATTGACAACGCCATTGCTGAGATTGATACCTATTACCAACCCGAACGTGAATTGATTGGTGATATTGCTCAAACATTGGAAAACCTTTTGCCAGCAGTTCGTGGCTACAACTTGCCAGAAGGTTCAGTTGAATACCTTAAAGGTTTGCGTGACGTCATTAACCAACACGAATTTGACGTTGAAGCAGCTGAAGAAGGACGTTTGCACCCACTTGACCTGGTAAGCACTTTCCAAGAAGTTGTTAAAGATGATGAAACGGTGACTGTTGACGTTGGTTCACTCTATATCTGGATGGCACGTTACTTCCGTTCTTATGAACCCCGTCACTTGCTCTTCTCAAATGGTATGCAAACACTAGGTGTGGCCTTGCCTTGGGGTATTACAGCCGGCTTGCTCCGCCCAGGACACAAAGTTTATTCTCACTCTGGTGATGGTGGTTTCCTCTTCACCGGACAAGAACTTGAAGTTGCCGTTCGCCTTAACTTGCCATTGATCCACATCATCTGGAATGATGGTCACTATGACATGGTTAAATTCCAAGAAGAGAAAAAATACGGCCGTGCAGCAGGTGTAAACTTCGGTAGCGTTGACTACGTGAAATATGCGGAAGCTATGGGTGCCAAAGGCTATCGTGTTCACAGCGCAGAAGAACTCAAAGAACTCTTGGAATCAATCCCTGAGAGCACAGGACCAGTAGTTATTGACGTTCCTATCGATTATTCTGACAATATCAAATTGGCGGATACGCTTTTGCCGGAAGAATTTTATTGA
- a CDS encoding HAD-IIB family hydrolase: MNFKKESYDALVFDLDGTIVFNGYEIEANILEKLRQLNEKVKIIFASARPVRDMLPLLEDFPDNDLIGGNGSIVRMKQDIFPTQTITPNSVEKIVTFIQLRGLEYVIDYDWNYSAKVSAQTNILNKLDTAHKAQNVDLGYEDVIKIIIFGVTPKFYQEFNTDEELAVLYHSDVQELVITARNINKYQVLSEVMGQTNYIGFGNDKNDVKLLQHAKLAISVGDNTEVLQVSHEHLPAESEKIAAFLDKLILDSRG; the protein is encoded by the coding sequence ATGAATTTTAAGAAAGAAAGTTATGATGCACTCGTATTTGATTTGGACGGGACAATTGTTTTTAATGGTTACGAAATTGAAGCAAATATCCTTGAAAAATTACGTCAACTGAATGAAAAGGTCAAAATAATTTTTGCTTCAGCTCGTCCTGTACGCGATATGCTGCCGCTTTTAGAAGACTTCCCAGACAATGATTTAATTGGCGGAAATGGCAGTATTGTACGTATGAAGCAGGACATTTTCCCCACACAAACCATCACACCCAATAGTGTAGAAAAAATTGTAACTTTTATACAGTTGCGAGGGCTAGAGTATGTCATAGATTATGATTGGAATTACAGTGCAAAAGTTTCTGCTCAAACAAACATACTTAATAAATTGGATACCGCTCACAAAGCTCAAAACGTCGACTTGGGTTATGAAGATGTGATTAAAATCATCATATTTGGTGTTACACCAAAGTTCTATCAGGAATTTAATACAGATGAAGAACTGGCTGTTTTATACCATTCTGATGTGCAGGAATTGGTGATCACGGCTAGAAACATCAATAAATATCAGGTATTGTCGGAAGTCATGGGACAGACTAACTATATCGGCTTTGGTAATGATAAAAATGATGTAAAACTACTCCAACATGCCAAGCTTGCAATTTCTGTAGGTGATAACACAGAAGTCCTTCAGGTGAGCCACGAGCATCTACCTGCAGAGAGTGAAAAAATTGCTGCTTTTTTGGATAAGTTGATTCTTGACAGTAGAGGATGA
- a CDS encoding AI-2E family transporter — protein MEKQNFRASVFFKWFVNNKVVTALLVVLLLLLNILLLSKVNFIFAPIADFLTIVSLPVVLAAVFYYLLNPIVDYLEKKRVPRIASIIVLFILIAGLLVWGLAYAIPSISNSVASFSKHVPNYVEQMQEEVNKLLTNRHFEQFRPQMDNFMDSLGNNIVDWSKNFSTAAFSSITDVITRTASVFISLVIFPFVLFYLLRDGKNLNGYITHLLPVNWRKDTSKILTEMNSQLANYVRGQVIVAIAVALMLAIGLPIIGLRYGITLAILSGLFNLIPFLGFYLAIIPAMIIGLATGGPIMLLKVLIVYIIEQTLEGRFVSPLVLGKQLSIHPITVLFVLLTAGKVFGLWGVLLGIPFYAAAKVIITHIYDWYREISELYQPVDLGNTSELEKIEEN, from the coding sequence ATGGAAAAACAAAATTTCAGAGCCTCTGTTTTTTTCAAATGGTTTGTAAATAATAAAGTCGTGACGGCGCTCTTGGTGGTCTTACTTTTATTACTTAATATTCTATTACTCAGCAAAGTTAACTTTATCTTTGCACCAATTGCCGATTTTCTGACCATTGTTTCATTACCTGTCGTTTTAGCAGCCGTGTTTTATTACTTGCTTAATCCGATTGTTGATTATCTTGAAAAGAAACGCGTGCCACGTATCGCCAGTATTATTGTACTTTTTATACTCATTGCTGGTTTGTTAGTTTGGGGTCTGGCTTATGCCATTCCTTCTATCTCAAACAGTGTGGCAAGTTTCTCTAAGCATGTGCCAAACTATGTCGAACAAATGCAAGAAGAAGTAAATAAACTCTTGACCAATCGTCATTTTGAGCAATTCCGCCCACAAATGGATAATTTCATGGATTCCCTGGGGAATAATATCGTGGACTGGTCGAAAAACTTTTCAACTGCTGCTTTTAGCTCAATCACTGATGTGATTACACGTACAGCAAGTGTCTTTATCTCACTGGTTATCTTCCCGTTTGTCCTCTTTTATCTTTTACGAGACGGGAAAAATTTGAACGGCTATATCACACATCTTTTACCTGTAAACTGGCGCAAAGATACTTCAAAAATCTTGACGGAGATGAACTCACAACTTGCAAACTACGTACGTGGTCAAGTTATTGTTGCGATTGCAGTTGCTTTGATGCTTGCGATTGGTTTACCAATCATTGGTTTGCGTTACGGGATCACACTTGCTATCTTGTCTGGACTCTTTAACTTGATTCCATTCCTTGGATTCTACTTGGCCATCATTCCGGCTATGATTATCGGTTTAGCAACAGGTGGACCAATCATGTTGCTTAAAGTCTTGATTGTCTATATCATTGAACAAACACTTGAAGGACGTTTCGTTTCGCCTTTAGTTTTAGGTAAACAATTGAGCATTCACCCAATCACAGTTCTCTTTGTACTCTTAACGGCCGGCAAAGTCTTTGGCTTATGGGGCGTTCTACTGGGAATTCCTTTCTATGCAGCAGCCAAAGTAATTATCACACATATCTATGATTGGTACCGTGAAATTTCAGAACTTTATCAACCTGTTGATTTGGGCAATACAAGTGAACTTGAAAAAATAGAGGAGAACTAA
- a CDS encoding class I SAM-dependent methyltransferase codes for MPYKNHNYEKESEKFYDNIAQHFDHSFDGFLASFFKKFIVKHLEVPKDASILDIGCANGTLLSMLSKQTNISGAGLDISSEMVKVASQRHPQFEFKQGSAEAVPFPKHDFDIITCSASFHHFPHPDRFLDEASRLLKKDGRLVIAEIHIPVVTKLYNWRLNRFSTEGDVKVYHPKELVSLFQAKGWKIVKRKIFLQIQYYELKKL; via the coding sequence ATGCCATACAAAAATCACAATTACGAAAAAGAATCAGAAAAATTCTATGATAATATCGCCCAGCATTTTGACCACTCCTTTGATGGTTTCCTTGCTTCATTTTTCAAAAAGTTTATTGTCAAACATTTGGAAGTGCCCAAAGATGCCAGTATTCTTGATATTGGCTGTGCCAATGGTACCCTTCTGTCCATGCTCAGTAAGCAGACAAATATTTCGGGGGCAGGTTTAGACATTTCTTCTGAAATGGTTAAGGTTGCCAGCCAACGTCATCCTCAGTTTGAATTTAAGCAAGGTAGTGCGGAAGCTGTTCCATTTCCGAAGCATGATTTCGATATTATCACTTGTTCAGCCAGTTTTCATCATTTCCCTCATCCCGATCGCTTTTTGGATGAAGCCAGCCGTTTGTTAAAAAAAGACGGTAGATTGGTCATCGCGGAAATTCATATCCCCGTAGTGACGAAGCTTTATAATTGGCGACTGAACCGCTTTTCAACTGAAGGTGATGTCAAAGTTTATCACCCTAAAGAGCTGGTAAGCCTCTTTCAAGCAAAGGGCTGGAAAATTGTAAAGCGCAAAATTTTTCTTCAAATTCAATATTATGAACTAAAAAAGCTGTGA
- the nth gene encoding endonuclease III — MLSKKRFLEALDIIVAMFPEAHGELEWETPFQLLIATILSAQATDKGVNKATPGLFAKYPDPESLAQADIADVEQCIRTIGLYKTKAKNIVKTSQMLVENFNSELPRDKKLLQTLPGVGRKTANVVLGETYGIPGIAVDTHVERISKRLDIVPQKASVLEVEEKLMKLIPEERWVESHHHLIFFGRYHCTARAPKCEECPVLEYCKFGKKNLNE; from the coding sequence ATGCTGAGTAAGAAACGATTTTTAGAAGCTTTAGATATCATTGTTGCTATGTTTCCCGAAGCGCATGGTGAACTAGAATGGGAAACGCCTTTTCAACTTTTAATTGCCACCATTTTATCTGCACAAGCTACAGATAAGGGCGTTAACAAGGCGACACCAGGACTTTTTGCTAAATACCCTGATCCAGAAAGCTTGGCACAGGCAGATATCGCAGATGTCGAACAATGTATCCGAACGATTGGACTTTACAAAACAAAAGCGAAAAATATTGTCAAAACTTCGCAAATGTTGGTAGAAAATTTTAACAGTGAACTGCCCAGAGATAAAAAGTTATTACAAACCTTGCCGGGTGTAGGACGGAAAACGGCCAATGTTGTTCTGGGAGAAACCTATGGTATTCCTGGAATAGCCGTTGATACGCATGTTGAACGTATTTCAAAACGCTTGGATATTGTGCCACAAAAAGCCTCCGTCTTGGAGGTGGAAGAGAAGTTGATGAAGCTGATTCCTGAAGAACGTTGGGTGGAGAGTCATCACCATCTCATCTTTTTTGGCCGTTATCATTGTACAGCACGTGCTCCAAAGTGTGAGGAATGTCCTGTGCTTGAATACTGTAAATTTGGAAAGAAAAACTTAAATGAATGA
- a CDS encoding DnaD domain-containing protein → MTYYENYMTGHIVLPHAMLEHFAQVFPSAEDFLVWLYLYENRDIAPSEIATKIGKKLADVNRSIDNLQEFGSLKVTLLGIAGDMETIFDVTPALKKLDQLDGLTKEEHAETTAPTQQSKSQLQELVHIFEAEMGMITPMQSEELRILLFEDKYDFELIKLALREAVVNRKVSLNYIKAILRNWRNDGLMSTQAVEQRKEERTEATQNHKNTDFYIPMDGPWNGK, encoded by the coding sequence ATGACCTACTATGAAAATTACATGACTGGACACATTGTACTTCCTCATGCTATGCTGGAGCATTTTGCTCAAGTGTTTCCTTCAGCAGAGGATTTTTTGGTTTGGCTTTATTTATATGAAAATCGTGATATAGCGCCAAGTGAAATTGCAACTAAAATAGGAAAAAAACTTGCCGATGTGAACCGCAGTATTGACAATCTTCAAGAGTTCGGCTCTTTAAAGGTTACTTTACTCGGAATTGCTGGAGATATGGAAACCATCTTTGATGTCACACCAGCTTTAAAAAAATTAGACCAATTAGATGGTTTAACTAAAGAAGAGCATGCAGAAACAACTGCACCAACACAACAAAGTAAGAGCCAGCTGCAAGAATTGGTCCATATTTTCGAAGCAGAAATGGGCATGATTACTCCGATGCAAAGCGAAGAGCTTCGTATTCTCTTGTTTGAAGATAAGTACGATTTTGAGCTCATTAAACTTGCCCTACGTGAAGCAGTGGTGAACCGCAAGGTTTCGCTCAACTACATCAAAGCCATTTTACGCAATTGGCGCAATGATGGCTTGATGAGTACCCAAGCTGTGGAACAGCGCAAGGAAGAGCGTACTGAAGCCACGCAAAACCATAAAAATACTGATTTTTATATCCCGATGGATGGGCCCTGGAACGGAAAATAA
- a CDS encoding tRNA (adenine(22)-N(1))-methyltransferase yields MNEIKLSKRLQAVADLVKPNSRLLDVGSDHAYLPAYLVQQEKIDFAIAGEVVKGPYQIAQNHVAEQNLQEKIEVRLANGLAAFEESDAITSIVIAGMGGILISEILEAGKDKLSQVEQLVLQPNNHEESLRSWLMAHNFVITSEKILLEAGKIYEIIVAEHGTAELNETELEFGPYLSQEKSEVFRQKWHKELNTLNKILERLPENHEKRATVQAEKEKIEGVLQ; encoded by the coding sequence ATGAATGAAATAAAACTCTCGAAACGCCTACAAGCTGTTGCAGATCTCGTGAAGCCCAATAGCCGTCTGCTGGACGTGGGCAGCGACCATGCTTATTTGCCTGCCTATTTGGTTCAGCAAGAAAAGATTGACTTTGCAATCGCAGGCGAAGTGGTTAAAGGCCCTTATCAAATCGCTCAAAATCACGTGGCTGAGCAGAACTTGCAAGAGAAGATTGAAGTCAGATTAGCCAATGGTCTGGCTGCCTTTGAAGAAAGTGATGCTATTACAAGTATCGTGATTGCCGGTATGGGGGGGATTTTAATCTCCGAAATCCTCGAAGCTGGAAAAGATAAATTGAGCCAAGTGGAGCAACTCGTTTTACAACCCAATAATCATGAAGAGAGCCTTCGCTCTTGGCTTATGGCACATAATTTTGTAATTACTTCTGAAAAGATACTTCTTGAAGCAGGAAAAATCTACGAAATTATTGTGGCAGAACACGGTACAGCCGAGCTGAATGAAACAGAACTTGAATTTGGACCGTATTTGTCACAAGAAAAATCAGAAGTCTTCCGTCAAAAGTGGCATAAAGAGCTCAATACTTTAAATAAAATACTTGAGCGACTTCCTGAAAATCATGAAAAACGCGCAACAGTTCAAGCAGAAAAAGAAAAAATAGAAGGAGTCCTCCAATGA
- a CDS encoding Nif3-like dinuclear metal center hexameric protein: protein MKIREFMALYEEFCPKDLAVEGDPVGLQIGSLDAPVKKVLVTLDIREQTVLEAIEKDVDLILAKHPVIFRPLANLTDADSQEKIVLDLIKAGIAVYTSHTNIDVVDGGLNDWFCDLLDIKDTEILSAEGLGRVGNITPMSLADFSEKMKQTFALDHLRLVTYDRSLSQTIQRVAICGGSGGKFWPEAQAKGADLYITGDIYYHVGHDQLSQGLIGLDPGHYLEHLFIPKVAEKLASFATDVEIIESKENTNPFFDI from the coding sequence ATGAAAATCAGAGAGTTCATGGCCTTGTATGAAGAATTTTGTCCCAAAGATTTAGCGGTTGAAGGTGACCCTGTTGGCTTACAGATAGGCTCGCTCGATGCTCCAGTAAAAAAGGTCTTGGTGACACTAGATATTCGTGAACAAACGGTTTTAGAGGCCATTGAAAAGGATGTGGATTTGATTTTAGCAAAACATCCGGTTATTTTTCGACCTCTAGCCAACTTGACAGATGCGGACAGTCAGGAAAAAATCGTCCTTGATTTGATAAAAGCAGGCATTGCAGTTTATACAAGTCATACCAATATTGATGTTGTGGATGGTGGCCTTAACGATTGGTTCTGTGATCTTTTAGACATTAAAGATACGGAAATCTTATCAGCGGAAGGTTTAGGTCGTGTCGGAAATATCACACCGATGAGCTTGGCAGACTTTTCAGAAAAAATGAAACAAACTTTTGCTTTAGATCATCTGCGTTTGGTGACTTATGATCGCTCTTTGAGCCAGACTATTCAACGTGTGGCTATCTGTGGGGGCAGCGGTGGAAAATTCTGGCCAGAAGCTCAAGCCAAAGGAGCAGATCTCTATATTACGGGTGATATATATTATCACGTTGGTCATGACCAGCTTTCGCAGGGGCTTATTGGACTGGATCCTGGTCATTACTTGGAACATCTCTTTATCCCTAAAGTTGCTGAAAAACTAGCCAGCTTTGCTACAGATGTTGAAATCATTGAAAGCAAAGAAAATACCAATCCCTTCTTTGATATTTAA